The DNA window GTGCCTTGTTCGGGGCTCTGCGAGATAGGTTATGGTTCGTTTCTGCCATCAGGGAATGATTAGGGAATTGGCAGCACGCAGTCACCGGAAGACGACCTCAACGCCAACAATGGTGCAGCAGGCCGACAGCCACCTCGGGGTGCAGCAGCAAGAAGGCCCGGCCGCCGACCCAAGTCACCGGAGCAACAGACGGCCACCCCCGCCTGCAACTGGCCGACGACCACGCAGATCCGGCCACCCAGTTGCAGATACCCCCTCCCCCCTAGCCAGCTCCACCATAGAACCAGCCAGAgcaagagagagaaaggagagggCGAGGGCAAGCCCCGACCACGGCCTTGCAGATCCGGTCGCCGACCACCAGATCTGGCCACCTCCGTGCGGATCTAGTCGTCGAACACGCGGAAGCGGGCAATCCGGGCATGGGGAAGGCAGAGCCGCACAGACCGGAGCAGGTAAGCAGACACCTGAGGGCCACCCAGAGACAGGAGCAAGCTGCAAAGAGCCCAGGCCATCGCAGACCGAAACCACGCTGGTGAACACCGGATCCGGCCTCCAAGCCACTGTATCCAGCCATTCCCCGAGCGGCAGATGCCCAACCATCAGCCCCGACGAAGGACAGAGAACGGGAGGGAGGAGAAGGAACGGAGGGGAGGAGGCATGGGGAGGTTGAGATATGCCTCGCCGCCGCCATTCTTGCCGTCCGCCGATCTCTGGCAggcagctccggcggcggcggagtcCACGCTTGGGTTGACGGGGGGAGGCGCTCGATGGGTTGCGGAGCCGCCCGAGGCGTCAGAGCAGACAACGCGGGGGGTGGGGGGGTGTGGGGGTGTGAATTAAGAGGAATTAAAAGTGTTAACAAAATTCCATGGTAATCAGATAATTACCGTTGGGACCGAACACTATAAGAGCCTTTGGTTCCCACCTCCCAAGCAGCCCTCCCAGGCGTCTGTGCAGCCTGGCCGCGGCTCCCAGGCCAGGGcggcaaccaaacaggccctaagtctcTCGATAAGCTTTACACGCACGAAATACGACACGGTCCGGAACTCAAAGATGAAGCACTCATCAAAGGATAGCCAGCAGCGACCTCAGATGCCGAAAGCCCGCCATGTCCTAGGCCCTCGCTTCTTCCTGGATGACTTTTGTTAGGTCAGCAGCCGTGGTCGCCTCACCTCCGAAAgtcctgctgtactacactcctctctctctctctacatgtGAGAAACAGACGATCAGCTCCGACCCAAGCATGGCAGAAAAGGtgatctctctctctttctctgcgGCTTGCAAAATTTGATGCTGACATGAATAAGTTCTGCGTACAACAACAATTGCGTGTTTGTGTTTTGATCTATTCTTTGTTTCTTCTTTGCAAATTTGTGTTTTGATGTAGCTGAATTTGGGCTTGTCGCTAACCTGTATATGCTGTTCTTTAGAAATTGGAAGGAATAATGGTGGAGCTAGAATATATTCAAAAAGTTTCTATAGAATATGTTGATCTGTAGGAATAACTCCATTCTTTATTTCACAGTCTAGATACTGTTCAAAAGCATATCGCATATATACCTACGTTGTGCAGCGTTTCAAGAATGCTTTCAATACTTTCGGAATTACTAATCTTATTCCGCTTTGACGTGTGCCAGCTGCAGCGATTTTGATCCCCTTTACTTTACTTTACTTTAGTGCTGTCAAAAAGAACAATATTTACCCTGGCTTGGACTAATGCTGCTGTCAACACAGTTCTCCATGCTAATCGTTGTGGTTGACCTTGATTGCCACAAGTGCTACAACAAGATCCGCAAGATTCTGTGCGAGCTCCAATGTAAGAACCAAAAAAAAAGGGCACTGCAGCCTCGTCAGTATGATCGATTGGTTCATCTTTACGAGCAACAACGAACACCTTGCATGCCTACGATCTCACTCGTTATCTTGTTCGTGCAGACCATGAGAGGATCCAAACGATCTCCTTCGACGACAAGAGCAAGACGATCACCATCGAGGGGCCGTTCGAACCGCTCCGGCTCGCCTGCAAGCTCCGCTGCAAGGGCGGCAAGGTGGTCAGGGACGTCCACATCGTCGACACCaatcctccaccgccaccgcctccgccgccgccgccaccgccgccaccgccgccgccaccgcctccgtctccgccgccgccgccgccgccaccgccaccgccaccgccaccgcggcCGACAGTGGTGATCCCGTCGTGTCCCGCGCCGCCGGTGGGGCCGTGCGGGTGCCAGTGCTGCGCGCCCTGCTACCAGGGCTACTATGAGAGCTGCaggtgct is part of the Miscanthus floridulus cultivar M001 chromosome 9, ASM1932011v1, whole genome shotgun sequence genome and encodes:
- the LOC136482684 gene encoding protein PYRICULARIA ORYZAE RESISTANCE 21-like, producing MTFVRSAAVVASPPKVLLYYTPLSLSTCEKQTISSDPSMAEKFSMLIVVVDLDCHKCYNKIRKILCELQYHERIQTISFDDKSKTITIEGPFEPLRLACKLRCKGGKVVRDVHIVDTNPPPPPPPPPPPPPPPPPPPPPSPPPPPPPPPPPPPPRPTVVIPSCPAPPVGPCGCQCCAPCYQGYYESCRCCCCGRVYGLTVRPLPAPCGYRGCRTFCDDDPSAACSIM